A single genomic interval of Lewinellaceae bacterium harbors:
- a CDS encoding aldo/keto reductase, with the protein MQTRILGNQLEVSAIGLGCMGMNFGYGTVADEAEMIKLIHAAVEHGITFFDTAEVYGPFTNEVLVGKALQPYKGKVVIATKFGFNIVDGKMAGVNSRPENIRKVAEESMKRLQVDVLDLFYQHRVDPNVPIEDVAGTVGDLIREGKVRHFGLSEAGASTIRRAHAIQPVSALQSEYSLWTRQHEKEIIPTIEALGIGLVAYSPLGKGFLAGKIDENTTFAAGDIRNNLPRYTEDARIANKALLDLIQSFAERKQATPAQIALAWVLAQKPWIVPIPGTTKMHRMLENTGAASIQLTKQELEEIEQASAHIKVQGTRYTEAMERATGL; encoded by the coding sequence ATGCAAACGCGCATATTAGGAAACCAACTTGAAGTATCGGCCATCGGTCTTGGATGTATGGGTATGAATTTCGGCTACGGTACTGTGGCTGATGAGGCAGAGATGATCAAACTGATCCATGCCGCCGTGGAGCATGGGATTACATTTTTTGATACGGCGGAAGTGTATGGTCCGTTTACCAACGAAGTGCTGGTCGGCAAAGCTTTGCAACCCTACAAGGGCAAGGTGGTCATCGCCACCAAATTCGGATTTAACATCGTCGACGGAAAAATGGCCGGGGTGAACAGCCGTCCGGAAAACATCCGCAAGGTTGCCGAAGAATCCATGAAACGGCTGCAGGTAGACGTGCTGGACCTCTTCTACCAGCATAGGGTGGACCCCAATGTGCCGATTGAGGACGTTGCCGGAACAGTTGGAGACCTTATCCGGGAAGGTAAGGTTCGCCATTTCGGACTCTCCGAGGCAGGTGCTTCAACCATCCGTCGCGCCCATGCCATACAGCCGGTCTCGGCACTGCAGAGTGAATATTCGTTGTGGACAAGGCAGCATGAAAAGGAGATCATCCCTACCATCGAGGCTTTGGGTATTGGTCTGGTCGCTTACAGCCCGCTTGGTAAGGGATTCCTGGCAGGAAAGATCGATGAAAATACTACGTTTGCCGCTGGTGATATTCGGAATAACCTTCCCCGCTACACGGAAGATGCCCGGATAGCCAATAAGGCTTTACTGGATCTTATCCAATCCTTTGCGGAGCGCAAGCAAGCGACACCAGCACAGATCGCCCTGGCATGGGTATTGGCCCAAAAGCCCTGGATCGTACCCATCCCCGGCACGACGAAAATGCACCGGATGCTGGAAAACACTGGTGCAGCCTCCATTCAGCTTACCAAGCAGGAACTGGAGGAGATCGAACAGGCATCTGCACACATTAAGGTACAAGGGACCCGGTATACTGAAGCGATGGAACGGGCCACGGGGCTTTAA